The following nucleotide sequence is from Thermogemmatispora onikobensis.
TTTTTGCCTTAGCCAGGAAGGGGGGGGAGAGAGAGAGAGAGAGAGACGAAGGGTCAATGCCGGCGCAGAGGCAAGCCAGTGAGCAGCCATGTGCCCGTGATGCGAGCCGGGAGGAGAGGCGCTCGCGCGCCTTCTCAGCTTGCGCCTGAGCTTGGAGGGAGAGAAGCGAGAAGGCTAGTGATGGGTCGTGCAGCGCGCACAGCGCCCAAAGAGGGTAATTGAGTGGCCTTCGATGGCAAAACCCGTCTGCTGCCCAATCGCCTTGAATTGTTCTGCTGGCAGACAGATATCGACCTCGACTACGCGATGGCATTGGGTACAGGTCAGATGATGGTGGTGACGCTCGCCGCAGATTCGGTAATGATGGCTGCCATCGGCAAATTCAATGCGATCCAGCAGGCCGGCATTGACCAGAATCTCCACCAAACGATAAACTGTGGCCCGCCCCAGGCGCGGCTCCTTCTTGCGCAGCGACTGCCAGAGATCGTCGACCGTAAAGTCAGCCCCCGCGGTTGCAAGCTCGATCAAGCGCTCTTCTACGAGACGAAGAGGCGCCGTCCGCCGTTGACGTGCCTCGTTAAATGCAGCGCGGATCTTCTCAGCTAACAAAAAGCTTCCTCCTCAACGTCTACTAGCATGTAGTGTATCACCTCCGTCGGCTTTTATCCAGTCTCCAGAGGCTCAGCTACCAGGCTGCGATAGGGGGAAGAGCGGCTCCCCTCGATGAGGAGGCACGAGTAAACGAAACGGCTGTCTCCCTTGCATTGCTCGCGTCAGCAGGCGGGCAATGCTTCCGGGCGTGCTTGCGAAGGGCTTTGCAAGCTGCTACAATGTGAGCTATTGCAGCAGATGCCTATTGGCCAGGCTTTTCATCAGCCTGACCAGAGGAGCCGAAGGAGACGGCACGAATACAGGACTGATCAAGCAGGCAGAGGAAACAGGAAGGGGATGCCAGAGCCATGCTAGAGGAGCGAGCGCTTGCTGCCCTCAGAACCCTTCTCTCGCCAGATCAAGTCTTCACCGACGCCACGGCCCTCATCGCCTATGAAGGAGACGGCGGCCTTGATCGTGGGCGACCCGACGCCGTTGTCTTCCCTCGCAGCGCTGAGGAGGTTGTGCGCCTGGTCCACTGGGCCAACGAGTACAGCGTGCCGCTGATAGCGCGTGGAGCCGGCACGGGTCTCTCGGGCGGGGCCGTGGCCGATCGCGGGGGAGTCCAGGTAGCCTTCTCGCAGATGCAAGCGATCCTGGAGGTCGACCCGCTCGGGCGCCGGGCCCTGGTGCAGCCGGCGGTGATCAATCTGGCCCTCGATGAGCAAGTCAAAGCCTACGATCTCTATTTTCCACCCGATCCCTCCAGCCAGCGCGTCTCAACCCTGGGCGGCAATGTGGCCGAAAACTCTGGTGGGCCGCACTGCTTCAAGTACGGTGTCATGACCAACTACCTGACAAGTCTGGAGGTCGTGCTTGCCGACGGGCGTCGGCAGCTCCTCGGTGGTCCGGCATGTGACTATCCGCTCAGCGATCTCTGCGGCCTGCTGTGCGGGAGCGAAGGCACGCTGGCCTTGATCACGACCATTGGGGTGCGCCTGGTGCGCCGTCCGCCCGGTGTCCAGACGCTGCTGGCAACCTTTGATTCGGTGGAGCAGGCGGGTCAGGCGGTCTCGGCGATCATCGCCGCTGGTCTGATCCCGGCCACAATGGAGATGATGGATCAGCAGATCATCCAGATGATTGAGCCGTTTGCTCATGCTGGCCTGCCGCTTGAAGCGGGTGCCGCCCTGATCGTCGAGGTTGATGGCTATCCGGCGAGCCTGGCCGGACAGATGGAGGAGATCAGCCGCCTTCTGCTGGCCTACGGTGGGCACGATCTGCGTCTCGCACGCGATGAGGAGGAGCGGGCCCGCATCTGGCTGGCCCGCAAGAGCGCCGCCGGCGCGGCTACTCGCCTGGCTCCGGCCTACTATACCGTCGACATCACGGTACCGCGCAGCCGCCTGGCAGAAATGCTGCAGCGCGTGAACGCCATCTGCCAGCGCTATGGCCTGCGCACCGGCCACGTCTTTCACGCCGGCGACGGCAATCTACACCCGATGCTCTTGATCCCCAATCCCGATGACGCCTCGCTGTTGGAGCGCGTACGCGA
It contains:
- a CDS encoding Fur family transcriptional regulator → MLAEKIRAAFNEARQRRTAPLRLVEERLIELATAGADFTVDDLWQSLRKKEPRLGRATVYRLVEILVNAGLLDRIEFADGSHHYRICGERHHHHLTCTQCHRVVEVDICLPAEQFKAIGQQTGFAIEGHSITLFGRCARCTTHH